One genomic segment of bacterium HR34 includes these proteins:
- a CDS encoding Autolysin — protein sequence MSKFSKIFFSLPIIRLIFSGTLNKIGFGVAIFLSVLLSFSIKAEGNRPFISAYLLNNNVSEFPVYLSQNRAFVEGLPYESFENTIASVSSPSTITPSLMAVVTSGSNTGSSVIRDYVVKEGDTLSSIAQKFGISVETIKNTNKIGDKIYPGQKLIILPVDGLIHEVKEGDTVFELAKLYQAKVEDIIAFNDLSPDGKIYIGDNLIIPYGKMPSYEFIAPEKVVKIADGYFICPISKPCTITQGLHWYNAVDISHGRCGEPVFAAAGGIVIKAKTTQSRSPEAFGGMGNHVRILHPNGITTTYGHLQSVLVYEGQKVSQGQIIGLMGGVPGTPGAGTTTGCHVHFAVGGAPNPFAK from the coding sequence ATGAGTAAATTCTCAAAAATATTTTTTAGCTTGCCTATAATTAGGCTAATTTTCTCTGGTACTTTAAACAAAATAGGCTTTGGGGTAGCCATATTTTTGTCTGTTTTGTTGTCTTTTTCAATTAAAGCAGAGGGGAACAGGCCTTTTATTTCAGCATATTTATTAAATAATAATGTATCAGAATTTCCTGTTTATTTGTCTCAAAATAGAGCCTTTGTAGAGGGTTTGCCATATGAAAGTTTTGAAAATACGATCGCTTCTGTTTCTTCACCATCTACCATAACACCTTCTTTAATGGCTGTGGTAACGAGCGGAAGCAATACTGGTAGTTCTGTGATCCGAGATTATGTTGTAAAAGAAGGCGATACATTGTCTTCAATAGCGCAAAAGTTTGGTATTTCTGTAGAAACAATTAAAAATACAAATAAGATAGGCGACAAAATTTATCCAGGTCAAAAACTAATTATTTTGCCTGTCGACGGCCTTATACATGAGGTAAAAGAAGGCGACACTGTTTTTGAGCTTGCTAAATTATATCAGGCAAAAGTTGAAGACATTATTGCTTTTAATGATCTTTCGCCAGACGGAAAGATATACATAGGAGACAATTTAATAATTCCTTATGGTAAAATGCCATCTTATGAGTTTATTGCTCCTGAAAAAGTAGTGAAAATTGCTGATGGTTACTTTATTTGTCCGATATCAAAACCTTGCACAATAACTCAAGGGCTTCACTGGTATAATGCTGTTGATATAAGCCATGGAAGATGTGGAGAGCCTGTATTTGCAGCAGCCGGCGGAATAGTTATTAAGGCAAAAACAACCCAATCAAGGTCTCCTGAAGCTTTTGGAGGAATGGGAAATCATGTGAGAATTTTACACCCTAATGGAATAACAACTACTTATGGCCATTTGCAATCGGTTTTAGTTTATGAGGGTCAAAAAGTTTCTCAGGGTCAAATTATAGGTTTGATGGGAGGTGTACCAGGAACACCTGGCGCTGGCACAACAACAGGATGTCATGTTCATTTTGCTGTTGGTGGCGCTCCAAATCCTTTTGCAAAATAA